The Mobula birostris isolate sMobBir1 chromosome 14, sMobBir1.hap1, whole genome shotgun sequence genome includes a region encoding these proteins:
- the LOC140210072 gene encoding Krueppel-like factor 15: MVSLNHSEPLCISDLLPASAGSGGLAPGQLGASPAQPVEDGSSEGCSPRSCSSPDSQDGSANTSLLEQCGVVGMLVSNLEGRQNQRAGTHQSPVFEAAATAPDFVPSSSDNFIPTLEEIEEFLKEKMGMVKEELSESGAPTSEAEIKVEVKSEATVESGGLLEGGGGGSSLGASSTATMGSVPVLLQLQPSQAPAAQSPTNTPRLAQLIVNVQGQTFALVPQLVPAPASSSGGRQFVKIAPLPIAARSVTVGGLVSVVDAGQKLQKPPPSADVIRVHKCSFPGCNKMYTKSSHLKAHYRRHTGEKPYSCTWPDCDWRFSRSDELSRHLRSHSGVKPYQCIICDKKFARSDHLSKHVKVHRGLRNSRITRTAS; encoded by the exons ATGGTCTCGTTAAACCACAGTGAGCCACTGTGCATTAGCGACCTGCTGCCGGCATCGGCAGGCAGCGGTGGACTGGCCCCTGGCCAGCTAGGGGCTAGCCCGGCCCAGCCAGTGGAGGACGGCAGCAGCGAGGGCTGCAGCCCCCGGTCTTGCTCGAGCCCGGACTCACAGGATGGTAGCGCCAACACCAGCCTACTGGAGCAGTGTGGCGTGGTGGGGATGTTGGTGTCGAACCTGGAGGGCCGGCAGAACCAAAGGGCAGGCACCCACCAATCCCCGGTGTTCGAGGCTGCGGCGACAGCGCCTGACTTCGTCCCGAGCTCCTCGGACAACTTCATCCCCACGCTGGAGGAGATCGAGGAGTTCCTGAAGGAGAAGATGGGGATGGTGAAGGAGGAACTCTCAGAGAGCGGGGCACCGACTTCGGAGGCAGAGATCAAGGTGGAGGTGAAGTCAGAGGCAACTGTGGAATCCGGTGGACttctggagggagggggaggtgggtcaaGCCTGGGGGCGAGCAGCACGGCCACGATGGGCAGCGTTCCTGTCCTGCTGCAGCTCCAGCCCTCCCAGGCTCCGGCCGCGCAGTCCCCGACGAACACCCCCAGGCTGGCGCAACTGATCGTCAACGTGCAAGGCCAGACCTTCGCCTTGGTGCCCCAGCTGGTGCCAGCCCCCGCCAGCAGCAGCGGCGGCCGCCAGTTCGTGAAGATCGCGCCGCTGCCCATCGCGGCAAGGTCTGTCACCGTCGGCGGGCTGGTCAGCGTGGTGGACGCTGGCCAGAAGCTGCAGAAGCCACCGCCCTCGGCCGATGTCATCAGAGTCCACAAGTGCTCGTTCCCCGGCTGTAACAAGATGTACACTAAGAGCAGCCACCTAAAGGCACACTACCGACGGCACACCGGCGAGAAACCCTATTCCTGCACATGGCCAGACTGTGACTGGCG ATTTTCCCGATCAGACGAGTTGTCCAGGCACCTCCGCTCCCACTCAGGAGTGAAGCCGTACCAGTGTATCATCTGTGATAAGAAATTCGCACGCAGTGACCACTTATCCAAGCATGTGAAAGTGCACCGAGGACTGAGAAACAGCAGAATAACCCGGACAGCCAGTTAA